A region of Paraburkholderia sp. BL23I1N1 DNA encodes the following proteins:
- a CDS encoding proline--tRNA ligase, whose product MKASRFFIGTLKEAPADAEIVSHKLMVRAGMIRRVAGGIYNYLPVGLRSIRKVEAIVREEMNRAGAIELLMPAVQPAELWQESGRWEKYGPELLRVKDRKQSDFVIGPTHEEVVTDIARGQIKSYRQLPVNFYQIQTKFRDEIRPRFGVMRGREFIMKDAYSFDKDAEGLRESYRKMYDAYVRIFTRLGLDFRAVAADNGSIGGSGSHEFHVIADTGEDAIAYCPTSEFAANVEAAEALPQYAERAAPTEAMKKTATPGKAKCEAVAELLNIPLERTIKSIVLATENEGAEPAIWLLMLRGDHDLNEIKASKLPGLADFRMATEAEIIETFGTPPGYLGPINTKKPVKVVADRTVANMSDFVVGSNEVDYHTTGVNWGRDLPEPVVADIRNVKKGDPSPDGKGVLDICRGIEVGHVFQLGTKYSEAMNATCLDETGKPRPMEMGCYGVGITRILGAAIEQNFDDKGIIWPESIAPFEVVLCPMGYDRSDAVREQADKLYAELVAAGVDVILDDRGERPGVMFADWELIGVPHRLVIGDRGLKDGKLEYQGRRDAEATLLPVEDAAQTVIGKVRAALAR is encoded by the coding sequence GCCGCGTCGCCGGTGGCATTTATAACTACCTGCCGGTCGGTCTGCGTTCGATCCGCAAGGTTGAAGCCATCGTGCGCGAAGAAATGAACCGGGCAGGCGCGATCGAACTGCTGATGCCCGCGGTGCAGCCGGCCGAACTGTGGCAGGAATCGGGCCGTTGGGAAAAGTACGGCCCCGAGCTGCTGCGCGTCAAGGATCGCAAGCAATCCGATTTCGTGATTGGACCGACCCATGAAGAAGTGGTTACGGATATCGCGCGCGGCCAGATCAAGAGCTACCGCCAGTTGCCGGTGAACTTCTATCAGATCCAGACGAAGTTCCGCGACGAGATCCGTCCGCGTTTCGGCGTGATGCGCGGTCGCGAGTTCATCATGAAAGACGCGTACTCGTTCGACAAGGACGCGGAAGGTCTGCGCGAGTCGTATCGCAAGATGTATGACGCGTATGTGCGCATCTTCACGCGTCTCGGCCTGGATTTCCGTGCGGTGGCGGCGGACAACGGCTCGATCGGCGGCAGCGGCTCGCATGAATTCCACGTGATCGCCGACACGGGCGAAGACGCGATCGCGTATTGCCCGACCTCGGAATTCGCAGCGAACGTCGAAGCGGCCGAAGCGTTGCCGCAGTACGCGGAACGTGCGGCGCCGACCGAGGCGATGAAGAAGACTGCGACACCGGGCAAGGCGAAGTGCGAAGCCGTGGCTGAACTGCTGAACATTCCGCTCGAGCGCACGATCAAGTCGATCGTCCTCGCCACGGAAAACGAAGGCGCCGAGCCGGCCATCTGGCTGCTGATGCTGCGCGGCGACCACGATCTGAACGAAATCAAGGCGAGCAAGCTGCCGGGACTCGCCGATTTCCGCATGGCGACCGAAGCCGAGATTATCGAAACGTTCGGCACGCCGCCGGGCTACCTCGGTCCGATCAACACGAAGAAGCCGGTCAAGGTCGTCGCGGATCGCACGGTCGCGAACATGAGCGACTTCGTGGTCGGCTCGAACGAGGTGGACTATCACACCACCGGCGTGAACTGGGGCCGCGATCTGCCGGAGCCGGTCGTCGCCGATATTCGCAACGTGAAGAAGGGCGACCCGTCGCCGGACGGCAAGGGCGTGCTCGATATCTGCCGCGGTATTGAAGTCGGCCACGTGTTCCAGCTCGGCACGAAGTACTCGGAGGCGATGAACGCCACGTGCCTCGACGAAACCGGCAAGCCGCGCCCCATGGAAATGGGCTGCTACGGCGTCGGCATCACGCGTATTCTGGGCGCGGCGATCGAACAGAATTTTGACGACAAGGGCATCATCTGGCCGGAGTCGATCGCGCCGTTCGAGGTCGTGCTGTGCCCGATGGGTTATGACCGCAGCGATGCCGTGCGCGAACAGGCCGACAAGCTGTACGCGGAGTTGGTCGCAGCTGGCGTCGACGTGATCCTCGACGATCGCGGCGAGCGCCCTGGCGTGATGTTCGCCGACTGGGAGCTGATTGGCGTGCCGCATCGTCTGGTGATCGGCGATCGTGGTCTCAAGGACGGCAAGCTTGAGTATCAAGGCCGCCGCGACGCCGAAGCGACGCTGCTGCCGGTCGAGGACGCCGCGCAAACGGTGATCGGCAAGGTTCGCGCCGCGTTGGCGCGCTAA
- a CDS encoding MarC family protein, which produces MEYTFLSATVLLILITDPLGNIPLFVSCLRAVSPKRRTIVILREVAIAFAILLVFMVVGDRFLRMMSLTDQSLRIGGGIVLFLIALRMVFPHPDGPFGGDTRGGEPLIVPLAIPALAGPSALATVMLLTSQAPGKMFEWIGALTVTMVVCAIVLMLAERIQAWLGERAMMAFERLMGLVLVAISVEMMLGGIRSFVHQL; this is translated from the coding sequence GTGGAGTACACCTTCCTGTCCGCGACCGTCCTGCTGATTCTGATCACTGACCCGCTCGGCAACATTCCGCTCTTTGTCAGTTGCCTGCGGGCCGTGTCGCCGAAGCGCCGCACGATCGTCATCCTTCGTGAGGTGGCGATCGCCTTCGCGATCCTGCTGGTGTTCATGGTGGTCGGCGACCGCTTCTTGCGCATGATGAGTCTGACCGATCAGTCGTTGCGCATCGGCGGTGGAATCGTGCTGTTCCTGATTGCGCTCAGGATGGTGTTTCCGCATCCGGACGGTCCGTTCGGCGGCGACACGCGCGGCGGCGAGCCGCTCATCGTGCCGCTCGCCATTCCGGCGCTGGCGGGTCCGTCGGCGCTCGCAACGGTGATGCTGTTGACGTCGCAGGCGCCGGGCAAGATGTTCGAGTGGATCGGCGCACTGACTGTCACGATGGTCGTCTGCGCGATCGTGCTGATGCTGGCGGAGCGGATTCAGGCGTGGCTAGGCGAACGCGCGATGATGGCCTTCGAGCGCTTGATGGGGCTCGTGCTGGTGGCGATCTCGGTGGAGATGATGCTTGGCGGTATCCGGTCTTTTGTGCATCAGCTTTGA
- a CDS encoding IS4 family transposase — protein sequence MLADDLTYLVESQQPVDLNRLGEHPPYDWIEDAVQATGVASIRRRRLPAQQVVWLVIALALYRHQSISEVVDELDLALPARDASFVSKSAVAQARQRIGAAPLAWLFRESARNWVAQDQAQYQFKGFSLFALDGTTLRTPDSAANRDHFGAPACVHDRVGSYPQLRAVTLTAIPTHLVRDVEFGPYGINEMLSAGKLIPRVPENSITVFDKGFLSAQILCNLVAGGQNRHFIIPAKSNTCWDVVAGQPGDQMVRMRVSPQARKKCPGLPEFWQARAILSVDARGRQRILLSSLTDRRRFKPADIVSCYERRWQIETSYHALKQSMLGMELTLRSQTVEGIYQEVWGSLIAYNLIRLEMAKAALEARCAPEALSFIRAFHMFQYEMTWAAATHSYGKLPALLKRLRERLKQLPNEKRPGRRCARAVKSRPFRYTVRYLKKNLN from the coding sequence ATGCTTGCCGACGACCTCACCTATCTTGTCGAATCGCAGCAGCCTGTCGATCTGAACCGGCTGGGCGAGCATCCGCCCTACGATTGGATCGAGGATGCGGTCCAGGCGACCGGTGTGGCCAGTATTCGTCGGCGACGTTTGCCGGCGCAGCAGGTGGTGTGGCTGGTCATCGCACTGGCGCTGTACCGTCATCAGTCGATCAGCGAGGTCGTGGACGAGCTTGATCTCGCCTTACCTGCACGCGACGCGTCATTTGTCAGCAAAAGCGCGGTGGCTCAGGCACGACAGCGCATCGGAGCCGCGCCTCTGGCCTGGCTGTTTCGCGAATCGGCCCGCAACTGGGTCGCTCAGGATCAGGCGCAATATCAGTTCAAAGGATTCTCGCTGTTCGCCCTGGACGGCACGACGTTGCGCACGCCCGACAGCGCGGCCAACCGAGATCATTTCGGTGCCCCGGCGTGCGTGCACGACCGGGTGGGAAGTTATCCCCAGCTGCGCGCAGTGACGCTCACCGCCATTCCCACGCACCTGGTGCGCGACGTCGAGTTCGGCCCCTACGGCATCAACGAGATGCTATCGGCTGGCAAACTCATCCCTCGCGTACCTGAGAACTCCATCACAGTGTTCGACAAAGGGTTTCTGTCGGCACAGATCCTGTGCAATCTGGTCGCAGGCGGCCAGAATCGGCATTTCATCATTCCCGCCAAATCCAATACGTGCTGGGACGTGGTGGCAGGTCAACCCGGCGACCAGATGGTACGCATGCGTGTGTCGCCCCAGGCCCGAAAAAAATGTCCCGGATTGCCTGAGTTCTGGCAGGCACGCGCGATTCTGAGCGTTGACGCACGCGGGCGTCAACGCATCCTGCTGAGCTCGCTGACCGACAGAAGACGCTTCAAACCGGCCGATATCGTTTCGTGTTACGAACGCCGCTGGCAAATCGAGACCAGCTATCACGCGCTGAAGCAGTCGATGCTGGGCATGGAGCTGACCCTTCGTAGCCAGACCGTGGAAGGGATCTACCAGGAAGTGTGGGGGAGCCTGATCGCCTACAACCTGATTCGACTGGAGATGGCCAAAGCCGCACTTGAGGCCCGGTGTGCGCCAGAAGCGTTGAGCTTTATTCGCGCGTTCCACATGTTCCAGTATGAAATGACATGGGCGGCAGCGACACACTCGTACGGCAAGCTCCCCGCCTTGCTCAAGCGTTTGCGTGAACGCCTAAAGCAACTTCCCAACGAAAAACGGCCCGGGCGCAGGTGCGCTCGGGCCGTTAAATCCAGACCTTTCCGTTACACCGTTCGATACCTGAAAAAGAACCTTAACTGA
- a CDS encoding hypoxanthine-guanine phosphoribosyltransferase has translation MNREEALHIFSHSEEIVSADDVNASISGMATAIRNEMSEDFPLVLSVMGGAAVFTGMLLPHLDFPLEFDYIHLTRYRNTTKGGNEMQWRVAPAESVKDRVVLVLDDILDEGETMAAIRDRILAMGAKRFLSAVLCEKIIPKAKPLRPDYCGFEVPDRYVFGCGMDAKGYWRNLQTIRALTEGA, from the coding sequence ATGAACCGCGAAGAAGCTCTCCACATTTTTAGCCACTCCGAAGAAATCGTTTCGGCCGATGACGTCAACGCGTCGATCAGCGGCATGGCTACCGCTATCCGCAATGAGATGAGCGAGGACTTTCCGCTCGTGCTGTCGGTGATGGGCGGCGCGGCGGTGTTCACCGGCATGCTGCTGCCGCACCTCGATTTCCCGCTCGAGTTCGACTACATCCACCTGACCCGCTATCGCAACACCACCAAAGGCGGCAATGAGATGCAGTGGCGCGTGGCGCCGGCCGAGTCGGTGAAGGATCGCGTCGTGCTGGTGCTCGACGACATTCTCGACGAAGGCGAGACGATGGCCGCGATCCGCGACCGTATCCTCGCCATGGGCGCGAAGCGCTTCCTGAGCGCCGTGCTGTGCGAGAAGATCATCCCGAAGGCGAAGCCACTGCGCCCGGATTACTGTGGTTTCGAAGTGCCGGACCGCTACGTGTTCGGCTGCGGGATGGACGCCAAGGGCTACTGGCGCAACCTGCAGACTATTCGTGCGCTGACCGAGGGCGCTTAA
- the ffh gene encoding signal recognition particle protein yields MLDNLTQRMARVVKTLRGEARLTEANTQEMLREVRLALLEADVALPVVREFIAKVKEKALGEEVISSLSPGQALVGVVQRELTAIIGGDYEGKAVELNLAVTPPAVILMAGLQGAGKTTTVGKLAKLLREKYKKKVLTVSCDVYRPAAIAQLKMVTEQVGADFFPSEPDQKPVDIAIAAVDWAKRHYHDVLLVDTAGRLGIDEAMMQEITALHSTLKPAETLFVVDAMLGQDAVNTAKAFSDALPLTGVVLTKLDGDSRGGAALSVRHVTGKPIKFVGVAEKLDGLEIFYPDRMANRILGMGDILALVEEAQRGVDVQAAQKLADKVKKGGDFDLNDFRAQLTQMKGMGGLSSLMDKLPAQFQQAAAGADMGQAEKQMRRMEGIINSMTPLERAKPDLIKATRKRRIAAGAGVQVQEVNRMLNQYDQMRTMMKKLKGGNLQKMMRGMKGMMPGMR; encoded by the coding sequence ATGCTCGACAATCTGACTCAACGGATGGCGCGCGTCGTCAAGACACTGCGCGGCGAAGCCCGGCTCACCGAGGCGAACACCCAGGAAATGCTGCGCGAAGTGCGCTTGGCGCTTCTCGAGGCGGACGTGGCACTGCCCGTCGTGCGCGAATTCATCGCCAAGGTGAAAGAAAAAGCGCTTGGCGAAGAGGTGATCAGCAGCCTGTCGCCAGGTCAGGCGCTGGTCGGCGTGGTGCAGCGCGAGCTGACCGCGATCATCGGCGGCGACTATGAAGGCAAGGCGGTCGAACTGAATCTCGCCGTCACGCCGCCAGCCGTCATTCTGATGGCGGGTCTGCAAGGCGCCGGTAAGACCACCACGGTCGGCAAGCTCGCCAAGCTTCTGCGCGAAAAGTACAAGAAGAAGGTCTTGACCGTCTCGTGCGACGTTTACCGCCCGGCTGCAATCGCGCAGTTGAAGATGGTGACCGAGCAGGTCGGTGCCGACTTCTTCCCGTCGGAACCCGATCAGAAGCCGGTCGATATCGCGATCGCCGCAGTCGATTGGGCCAAGCGCCACTATCACGACGTGCTGCTGGTCGACACGGCCGGCCGTCTGGGTATCGACGAAGCGATGATGCAGGAAATCACCGCGCTGCACAGCACGCTGAAACCGGCGGAAACGCTGTTCGTCGTCGACGCCATGCTCGGTCAGGACGCGGTCAACACGGCGAAGGCCTTTAGCGACGCATTGCCGCTCACCGGCGTGGTCCTCACCAAGCTCGACGGCGACTCGCGCGGCGGCGCTGCGCTCTCCGTGCGCCACGTGACGGGCAAGCCGATCAAGTTCGTCGGAGTCGCCGAAAAGCTCGACGGCCTCGAAATTTTCTATCCGGATCGCATGGCGAACCGGATTCTCGGCATGGGCGACATTCTCGCCCTCGTCGAAGAAGCACAGCGCGGCGTGGACGTTCAGGCCGCGCAGAAGCTCGCCGACAAGGTCAAGAAAGGCGGCGACTTCGACCTCAACGATTTCCGCGCGCAACTCACGCAAATGAAGGGCATGGGCGGCCTGTCGTCGCTGATGGACAAACTGCCGGCCCAGTTCCAGCAAGCTGCCGCCGGCGCCGACATGGGCCAGGCCGAAAAGCAGATGCGCCGCATGGAAGGCATCATCAATTCGATGACACCGCTGGAGCGCGCGAAGCCCGATCTGATCAAGGCCACCCGCAAACGCCGCATTGCCGCCGGCGCGGGCGTGCAGGTGCAGGAAGTCAACCGCATGCTGAATCAGTACGACCAGATGCGCACGATGATGAAAAAGCTGAAGGGCGGCAATCTGCAGAAGATGATGCGCGGCATGAAGGGCATGATGCCCGGCATGCGCTAA
- a CDS encoding inner membrane protein YpjD gives MDIVLYALTALLYGGLAVAGWRSHRHTAVRPMLESVPAVPVAAGRPGASGSSVASGMSSSGRALLFVALLAHGVLLHTTIFPQNAMVFGFAFALSAMFWLGAGIYWIESFFFPLDGLRLLVLPLACVASLLPLAFNGVRVLPYSAAPMFKLHFLIANIAYGLFAIAALHAILMLMVERRLHAMRGGMSQRNAAAAGNGWLSSWLDTLPPLLTLEKLLFRLIGAGFVLLTLTLVSGILFSEQLVDRALRLDHKTVFAILSWVMFGALLTARKVSGWRGRAALRWVLASFVALLLAYVGSRFVFEVLLHRAVV, from the coding sequence ATGGATATTGTACTGTATGCCCTCACTGCGCTCCTCTACGGCGGTCTCGCCGTGGCCGGCTGGCGCTCGCACCGGCACACCGCCGTGCGCCCCATGCTTGAGAGCGTGCCGGCGGTGCCCGTCGCCGCGGGCAGGCCGGGCGCATCGGGTTCGTCGGTTGCTTCCGGCATGAGCAGCTCGGGCCGCGCGCTGCTGTTTGTCGCGCTGCTGGCGCACGGCGTGCTGCTGCATACCACCATCTTTCCTCAGAACGCGATGGTGTTCGGTTTCGCGTTCGCGCTGTCGGCGATGTTCTGGCTCGGCGCCGGCATCTACTGGATCGAAAGTTTTTTCTTTCCGCTAGACGGCCTGCGTCTGCTGGTGTTGCCGCTCGCCTGCGTCGCTTCTTTATTACCGCTGGCATTCAATGGTGTGCGCGTGCTGCCGTATTCGGCCGCGCCGATGTTCAAGCTGCATTTCCTGATCGCCAATATCGCGTACGGTTTGTTCGCGATCGCGGCGCTGCACGCGATTCTGATGCTGATGGTCGAGCGGCGTCTGCACGCCATGCGCGGTGGCATGTCGCAACGGAATGCGGCTGCGGCGGGCAACGGCTGGCTGTCGAGCTGGCTCGATACGCTGCCGCCGCTGCTCACTTTAGAAAAGTTGCTGTTCCGTCTGATCGGCGCCGGGTTCGTGCTGCTTACGCTCACGCTGGTGTCGGGCATCCTGTTCAGCGAGCAACTGGTCGATCGCGCATTGCGGCTCGATCACAAGACTGTCTTCGCGATTCTTTCCTGGGTGATGTTCGGCGCGCTGCTGACCGCGCGCAAGGTGTCCGGCTGGCGCGGCCGTGCGGCATTGCGCTGGGTGCTGGCGTCGTTCGTCGCGCTGCTGCTGGCGTACGTCGGCAGTCGTTTCGTATTCGAGGTGCTGTTGCACCGCGCTGTAGTGTGA
- a CDS encoding PP0621 family protein, whose product MRQIFLLILLFIVGQWLVKALRRHDAQASQRTGAGANGAAGASGASGAKGPNGAARGPNAPQAQPQLAEPMIRCAECGVHAPKSDSVVVAGQAFCSAAHAQRHGARPSGRDAR is encoded by the coding sequence ATGCGACAAATTTTTCTGTTGATCCTGTTGTTCATCGTCGGCCAATGGCTGGTCAAGGCGCTGCGTCGTCATGACGCGCAAGCGTCGCAGCGCACGGGCGCTGGCGCGAATGGCGCCGCCGGTGCCAGTGGTGCCAGTGGTGCAAAAGGCCCGAACGGCGCGGCGCGTGGGCCGAATGCGCCGCAAGCGCAGCCGCAGCTCGCCGAACCGATGATCCGCTGTGCGGAGTGCGGCGTGCACGCGCCGAAGAGCGATTCCGTGGTGGTGGCGGGGCAGGCGTTCTGCAGCGCCGCGCACGCGCAGCGTCATGGCGCGCGTCCTTCGGGGCGCGACGCCCGATGA
- the ampD gene encoding 1,6-anhydro-N-acetylmuramyl-L-alanine amidase AmpD, producing MSVAFTVDADGWVSTARKLPSPNFEARPEGAVPTLIVVHNISLPPNEFGGTAIAELFLNTLDCDAHPYYDKHLRGVRVSAHFVIHRDGALEQFVSCNERAWHAGPSNFFGRERCNDFSIGIELEGSDATAFEAAQYRTLGALVTALKARYPVEGLAGHSDIAPGRKTDPGPHFEWQRLQRDTALADQYFPYLKFSKTP from the coding sequence ATGAGCGTCGCGTTTACCGTCGACGCCGACGGTTGGGTGAGCACCGCACGCAAACTGCCATCGCCGAATTTCGAAGCACGACCCGAAGGCGCGGTGCCCACGCTGATCGTCGTGCACAACATCAGCCTGCCGCCCAATGAGTTCGGTGGCACGGCGATCGCCGAACTGTTCCTGAACACACTCGACTGCGACGCCCACCCGTACTACGACAAGCATCTGCGCGGCGTGCGGGTCTCGGCGCACTTCGTGATCCATCGCGACGGCGCGCTCGAGCAATTCGTGTCCTGCAACGAGCGCGCATGGCACGCCGGCCCATCGAATTTTTTCGGCCGCGAGCGCTGCAACGATTTCTCGATTGGCATCGAGCTGGAGGGCAGTGACGCAACTGCTTTCGAAGCGGCGCAATACCGCACGCTCGGCGCACTGGTGACGGCGCTCAAGGCGCGTTATCCGGTCGAAGGGCTTGCCGGTCACTCGGACATTGCCCCCGGCCGCAAGACCGACCCAGGGCCCCATTTCGAGTGGCAACGTCTGCAGCGCGACACCGCGTTGGCGGATCAGTACTTCCCCTATCTCAAGTTTTCCAAAACGCCGTAA
- a CDS encoding ribonucleoside-diphosphate reductase subunit alpha, which yields MQTTDNSTTRYEGSPTGQAFSQAQGAQPLAPQVTYADYKVIRRNGSVVSFEPSKIAIAVTKAFLAVNGGQGAASARVRELVEQLTQSVVRALVRSRPNGGTFHIEDIQDQVELALMRGGEHNVARAYVLYREKRTQARGHDDQIVASTPGLNVTDNGVTRPLDMAALRGVIELACSNLGEVVSADPIIAETVKNLYDGVPMSQVYDSAILAARTMIEKDPAYSQVTARILLHTIRREILEEEVTQTEMADRYAEYFPQFIKRGVQAELLDDKLLQFDLKRLGAALDNSRDLQFGYLGLQTLYDRYFLHHDGVRIEMPQAFFMRVAMGLSLNEIDREARAIEFYNVLSTFDFMSSTPTLFNSGTRRSQLSSCYLTTVDDDLDGIYEALKENALLSKFAGGLGNDWTRVRALGSHIKGTNGKSQGVVPFLKVVNDTAVAVNQGGKRKGAVCAYLETWHLDIEEFLELRKNTGDDRRRTHDMNTANWIPDLFMKRVMEGGDWTLFSPSTCPDLHDKFGAEFETAYTSYEDKVARGEIKLFKKLPAAQLWRKMLGMLFETGHPWITFKDPCNVRSPQQHVGVVHSSNLCTEITLNTSDAEIAVCNLGSVNLVAHLKEQADGTLALDHDKLKRTVSVAMRMLDNVIDINYYAVAKARNSNLKHRPVGMGIMGFQDCLHLLRTPYASQEAVAFADTSMEAVCYYAYYASTELAQERGRYSSYRGSLWDRGILPQDSVKLLAEARGGYVEVDSSESMDWTELRSRIATYGMRNSNCVAIAPTATISNIIGVSACIEPTFQNLYVKSNLSGEFTVVNDYLVRDLKERGLWDEVMVADLKYFDGTLSRIDRIPADLRAIYATAFELDPVWLVEAASRRQKWIDQAQSLNIYMGGASGKKLDEIYKLAWVRGLKTTYYLRTMAATHVEKSTVAHGALNAVSSGGGEGSGGAGGVGGGAAGGFGASGGSASGGIQVAAAAPAVAVEAAPEADGPVCMMRPGDPGFDECEACQ from the coding sequence ATGCAAACCACCGACAACTCGACGACCCGGTACGAGGGCTCACCGACTGGCCAGGCCTTCAGCCAGGCACAAGGCGCCCAGCCGCTCGCGCCGCAAGTGACCTACGCCGACTACAAGGTGATCCGCCGTAACGGCAGCGTGGTGTCGTTCGAACCGTCGAAAATCGCCATCGCCGTGACGAAGGCATTTCTGGCCGTCAACGGTGGTCAAGGCGCGGCGTCGGCACGCGTGCGCGAACTGGTCGAGCAACTCACGCAGAGCGTGGTGCGCGCACTCGTGCGCAGCCGTCCGAACGGCGGCACGTTCCATATTGAAGACATCCAGGATCAGGTCGAACTCGCGCTGATGCGCGGCGGCGAACACAACGTCGCGCGTGCGTACGTGCTGTATCGCGAGAAGCGCACTCAGGCGCGCGGTCATGACGACCAGATTGTCGCCAGCACGCCGGGTCTGAACGTCACCGATAACGGCGTGACGCGTCCGCTCGATATGGCAGCGCTGCGCGGCGTCATCGAGTTGGCTTGCTCGAACCTGGGCGAGGTCGTGAGCGCCGATCCGATCATCGCGGAAACGGTCAAGAATCTGTACGACGGCGTGCCGATGAGCCAGGTCTACGACTCGGCAATCCTGGCTGCCCGCACGATGATCGAAAAAGACCCGGCCTACAGCCAGGTCACCGCACGCATTCTGCTGCACACGATCCGCCGCGAAATCCTCGAAGAGGAAGTCACGCAAACGGAAATGGCCGACCGCTACGCCGAGTACTTCCCGCAATTCATCAAGCGCGGCGTGCAAGCCGAACTGCTCGACGACAAGCTACTGCAGTTCGACCTGAAGCGCCTCGGCGCGGCACTCGACAACAGCCGCGACCTGCAATTCGGCTACCTAGGCCTGCAAACGCTGTACGACCGCTACTTCCTGCATCACGACGGTGTGCGCATCGAAATGCCGCAGGCATTCTTTATGCGTGTGGCAATGGGTCTGTCGCTGAACGAGATCGACCGTGAAGCGCGCGCGATCGAGTTTTACAACGTGCTGTCGACCTTCGACTTCATGTCGTCCACGCCGACGCTGTTCAACTCGGGCACGCGCCGCTCGCAACTGTCGTCGTGCTACCTGACCACGGTGGACGATGACCTCGACGGCATCTACGAAGCGCTGAAGGAAAACGCGCTGCTGTCGAAATTCGCCGGCGGTCTGGGCAACGATTGGACGCGTGTGCGTGCGCTCGGTTCGCACATCAAGGGCACCAACGGCAAGTCGCAAGGCGTGGTGCCGTTCCTGAAGGTCGTCAACGACACGGCGGTGGCGGTCAACCAGGGTGGCAAGCGCAAGGGCGCGGTCTGCGCGTACCTGGAAACGTGGCACCTGGACATCGAAGAATTCCTCGAGCTGCGTAAGAACACGGGCGACGACCGTCGCCGCACCCACGACATGAACACGGCGAACTGGATTCCCGACCTGTTCATGAAGCGTGTGATGGAAGGGGGCGACTGGACGCTGTTCTCGCCGTCCACCTGCCCGGATCTGCATGACAAGTTCGGCGCGGAATTCGAAACGGCTTACACGTCTTACGAAGACAAGGTCGCGCGCGGCGAGATCAAGCTGTTCAAGAAGCTTCCGGCGGCGCAACTGTGGCGCAAGATGCTGGGCATGCTGTTCGAAACCGGCCATCCGTGGATCACGTTCAAGGATCCGTGCAACGTGCGCTCGCCGCAACAGCACGTCGGCGTCGTCCACTCGTCGAACCTGTGCACGGAAATCACCCTGAACACCAGCGACGCCGAAATCGCAGTCTGCAACCTGGGCTCGGTGAACCTCGTCGCCCACCTGAAGGAACAGGCCGACGGCACCCTGGCGCTCGACCACGACAAGCTGAAGCGCACCGTCAGCGTGGCGATGCGCATGCTCGACAACGTGATCGACATCAACTACTACGCGGTGGCCAAGGCGCGTAACTCGAACCTGAAGCACCGTCCGGTCGGCATGGGCATCATGGGCTTCCAGGACTGCCTGCACCTGCTGCGCACGCCGTACGCGTCGCAAGAGGCTGTCGCGTTCGCCGACACGTCGATGGAAGCGGTCTGCTACTACGCCTACTACGCGTCGACGGAACTGGCGCAGGAACGCGGCCGTTACTCCAGCTACCGCGGCTCGCTGTGGGATCGCGGCATCCTCCCGCAAGACTCGGTGAAGCTGCTGGCCGAAGCGCGTGGCGGTTATGTGGAAGTCGATTCGAGCGAATCGATGGACTGGACCGAACTGCGTTCGCGTATCGCCACCTACGGCATGCGCAACTCGAACTGCGTCGCGATCGCGCCGACGGCGACGATCTCGAACATCATCGGGGTGTCGGCCTGTATCGAACCGACGTTCCAGAACCTGTATGTGAAGTCGAATCTGTCGGGCGAATTCACGGTGGTCAACGACTACCTGGTGCGCGACCTGAAGGAACGCGGTCTGTGGGACGAAGTGATGGTCGCCGACCTGAAGTACTTCGACGGCACGCTCTCGCGCATCGACCGCATCCCGGCCGACCTCCGCGCGATCTACGCGACCGCGTTCGAACTCGATCCGGTGTGGCTGGTCGAAGCGGCTTCGCGTCGTCAGAAGTGGATCGACCAGGCCCAGTCGCTGAACATCTACATGGGCGGCGCCTCGGGTAAGAAGCTCGACGAAATCTACAAGCTCGCATGGGTGCGTGGCCTGAAGACGACCTACTACCTCCGCACGATGGCGGCGACGCACGTCGAGAAGTCGACGGTGGCGCACGGCGCGCTGAACGCGGTGAGCTCGGGTGGTGGCGAAGGCTCGGGCGGCGCGGGTGGAGTCGGCGGTGGCGCGGCAGGCGGCTTCGGCGCGAGCGGTGGTTCAGCTTCGGGCGGCATCCAGGTCGCGGCGGCAGCACCGGCAGTTGCAGTCGAAGCAGCACCGGAAGCGGATGGTCCGGTGTGCATGATGCGTCCGGGCGATCCGGGTTTCGACGAATGCGAGGCTTGCCAGTAA